TTTGGTCTTGGATCAGACTCACAAGCTGGAGGTAGAACTGGTTCTACTGCAATTTCATTAGATGCAATTGAGCAGTTACAAGTAAATATTGCTCCTTATGACGTTCGTCAATCTGGATTTTTAGGTTCAGGTATTAATGCGGTAACAAGAAGTGGAACAAACGAAATTGAAGGATCTGTTTATACTTCTACCAGAAATAACAAGAAAGATTTTATCGGTACTCATGCTGGAGATGTAACAATCAAACCAGGTAAATTTGAAGAAAAAATATGGGGAGCTCGTATTGGAGCACCAATTATCAAAGATAAATTATTCTTTTTCGGGAATTTTGAAACTATTGAAAATACAAGCCCTGCTACAAACTTTACATCTACAGGTTCTCCGAATCCAAGTGGTCAGGTTTCTCTTCCAACTTACGCGGAAATGCAGAAACTTTCTACTTATATGCAAGACAAATTTGGATACACTACAGGTCCATGGGAAAATTATGACGCTTCAAGAGAATCAAAAAAATTCTTAACAAGAATTGACTGGAATATTAATGACAATCACAAACTTACTGCTCGTTACGTATTTCATAACTCATCTTCTGATCAGTTAACTTCTAATTCAAACTCATTAGGGTTTGGTAACAGAACTAATAGCGGATTAGCAATGTCTTTTCAAAATAGTGGATACACCATTTTAGATAACACAAGATCTATTGTATTAGAATTGAACAGTAAATTAAGCAACTCATGGTACAATAACTTCATTGGAGGTTATGACAAACAAATTGAAGACAGAGGTTTAATTGGTGGTGGTTTATTCCCAACAATCGATATTAAACAAGGTGCTGCTACTTACATTTCAGTTGGTTTAGATCCTTTTACTCAAGGAAACAAACTTACTTACTCGACATTACACTTTACAGATAATTTAACTAAAACTATTGGAAAACACTCTTTAGTATTTGGTGCAAATTTTGAATATTTCAAATCAAGCAACTTGTTCTTTTCAGGTTCAAACGGGGTTTACGTTTTCAACTCTTTAGCTGATTTTTATGCTGCTGCAGATCAATCAATAGCTAATGGTGGTGCTCCATCAAATCCAACTCTTACTTCTCCTGCTCGTTTTCAATACAGATATTCTGCGTTGCCAGGTGGTGCAGAACCTATGCAAGTTTTAAAATCTAACAAATTAGATTTATATGCTCAGGACGAAATGAAATTGAGCGACAAATTTAAATTAACTGTTGGTTTAAGAGCTTCAAGAGTTTGGTATGCAAATACAGCATTAGAAAACCCTACAGTTACAGCTATGACTTTTGCCAATGGCGAGAAATTCAATACTGGTATAATGCCGAATCCAGCATATTTATTTGAACCTAGAGTTGGTTTCAACCTTGATTTAAATGGAGACGCAACAACAATTGTTAGAGGAGGTTCAGGAGTATTTACAGGTAGATCTCCAGGTGTATTTTTATCAAATCAAATTGGAAACAATGGTGTACTTACAGGATTTGTTGATGTGAGTGGTGCTGCATTAGTAGCTGGAGGATATGGTTTTACTCCAAAACCAGGAAATTATTTTACTCCGACTACACCTACAGCTCCATCTTCTTATGATTTATCTTTTAATGATAAAAAATTCAAATCTCCACAGGTTTGGAAAACTACAATGGCAGTTGATCAAAAACTTCCTTTTGGATTTATAGGTACAGTTGAAGGAATACTTCAGAAAAACATTAATGCTATCAGTTATTACAACGCAAATTTTGATGCTCCGGTTGGAACATTCAGCGGTACGGACAACAGACCAAGATACTCACGTAATGACCCTGGTACACGTGTAAATGATAATGTTTCAAATGGTATCGTTTTAACTAACTCTGATAAAGGATATTTTTACTCAACTACATTTAAATTAGAGTATCCTTACCAAAAAGGTCTTTGGGGATCGTTTGCTTACACACACTCAAATGCTACAGACTTAATGTCTCCTGGATCAATCGCTTCAGGTACATGGACAAGTGCCAGATCTGTAAACGGAAACAACAATCTGGATGTTTCTAATTCAAACAACAATACACCAAATCGTTTAGTTGGGGTTATTGGATACAGAATTGAATATGGTAAAGGTCTGGTTAGTGGTGCAACTTCTATCAACTTAGGTTACATTGGAGAACAAGCTGGTCCTTTTACTTACTCATATAGTGGTGATATGAATGGAGACAGAGTTAGTGGTAATGATTTACTTTATGTACCAAACAGCGCAAATGAACTTCGTTTTAACCCTCTTACAGTAGTTAGTACTGTAGATGGAGTTTCGACAACTAGAATTTATACTGAGGCTGAACAAAGAACTGCATTTGATGCTTATATCGATCAGGATTCATATTTACGTACAAGAAGAGGTCAATATGCTCAAAGAAATGAGTCTACTTTACCAATGTTACATAGATTAGATTTATCTGTTTCTCAAGATATAAACTTTTTAATAAAAGGTAAAAAGAATACTTTTCAATTTAGAGCTGATATCTTGAACTTTACAAACATGATAAACAAAGACTGGGGGATTTCACAAAGAGCAACTAATCCAAATGTCTTAGCATTCTCTTCAGTATCTGCAGGTAACGTACCTTTTTACACTATTGCTACGCAAACTGATCCTAATGGAAATAGATATTTAATTAAAGACACTTTCCAAAAAAACTCATCAACTGCTGATGTTTGGCAATTGCAATTTACAATTAGATACATCTTTGGTAAATAGTTTAGTTTCTAAATAAGAACCAAAATAAATAATAAAAACGGCATTGACTTTTAGTTAATGCCGTTTTTCAATTATATAAAAAATATCTGCAAAATCACTATCATTGATCATCTTGTATCAAAATCAACTGACCGCCAAAATTCGGTTTAAAATGAGTAGCAAACTTACATCACAGTTTCAAATCATCAAAATAAGCCGTTGTTTCTTCAATTAAAGAATGCATTAATTCACTGGCTTTGGTATGTTTTAAAATAGGTGCAATTTGTCCTCCCCAAAATAAAATCATATCCCACTTTTCCTGATCGAGAGCTGCTTTTCGCAATGGAGACATAAAAGTAGTCTGTAATGGGAATGGTAAAATATCGGTTTCTTTTCCCGCAATTTCTTTAGCAATTCTACTGGTTAATCCACGGCCAAGCCTTCCTGTGTAAGCGCGTGACAAAGCGGAATATTTTGCTGCATCTGAGAATAACATTTGTTTGTGAATTGGCAATGCGTTCGACTCATCAACGGCTAAAAAAGCAGTTCCGATTTGAGCTGCACTTGCTCCTAAAGCTAATGCCGCTGCAACACCTTTTCCGTTTGCAATTCCACCCGCTGCAATAACCGGAATTTTTACTTTCTCCCGAATTAACTGCAACAAAACAAAAGTTCCGTTTAAAGAGCTTTCTGCCGAAGCTAAAAAAGAAGGTCTGTGTCCACCAGCTTCAAAACCTGAAGCAATAATCATATCAACGCCGGAATTTTCTAAAAAAATGGCTTCAGCTAAAGTTGTTGCTGTGCCAATTGTTACGATTCCTAATTTTCGGCATTGTTCTAAAACATCAGCGGACAACGCACCAAACATAAAACTGAATACTTTTGGGCGAACATCTAATATCACTTCCAATTGATTTTCAAATCTGGATTGAAATGAAGCCGGTTTCTCCGGTAACGGAATTCCAACTTCATCAAAATAAGGCTGGAACAATTCCTTAGCTTTATTGAACTGTTCATCTGTTAAACCAGTTTCGGGAATATCATGATCAGAAACCCAAAGATTAAGATTATAAGGTTTGTCAGTTGCGGCTTTTATTTGTTTATCAATTTCAAAAATTTCCTGAGCCGTCATTGTATAGGCGCTGTAGCCTCCTAGTCCACCAGCATTTGACACCGTTGCCGTCAATGCCACAGAAGACAAATTACCTCCAAATGGGCCTTGTAATATTGGATATTGAATTCCAAGTATTTCTGTTGCTTTTGTATTGTACCACATCACTTTACGTTTTAAGTTCAATCACTTATATTGGTCAGCATTTTATTGACAATAAACCATTTTCCATTAATCTTATGAAAAGATAAAAAATCCCGATAATTAAACTCATACATTTTTACATTAATCTCCGCTACAGCAATTGAATTTACGACTTTTATATTCAAAATTTCACCCTTAAAAGGTTTTCCTGATTCTTTCGGACTTTGCCTATTTTTCACACCATCTAAATAAAGGTCAGCAGTTTTGAAGTACGACTGGCCGTTTACATCTCCAAAAACTAATGTTCCCGGATAAAAAATACTTCCCACCAGCATTTCATCTCCTTCATAAATACCTTTAAAATAATAATTTTCTATTGCATCTGTGATGGCTAATACATCTTCTTGCTGATTTTCCATTTTGATTGTATTTTGTGCTTTTATGCCCTGGATTGTCCAAAGCATAAAAGCAGTTAATAAAACAGTTTTCATTTTAATTTAAATTGTGACCAGCTCCTTTCCCACCATCAACATTGATAATTGATCCGGTAATAAAAGTACTTTTTGCAACAACATATACCATTTCTGCAACGTCATCTATTTCCCCTACTCTGTTTAATAAATGTAAACCAGCACTCTGATCAGCTTTATCACCATGCATTGGCGTTCTGATAACCCCGGGAGCGACAGTATTAAAACGAATGTTTTGTTTACCAAATTCGGCTGCCAATTGAATCGTCAAAGCATGAATTGCACCTTTACTCGCCACTGGTGCAGAAGCCGGCCATCCGCCTAATCCGTGATTTACCAAAGGCGTTCCGATATTAATTACAACACCATCTTTTTGTTTCAACATTTGAGGAACCGCTGCCTGAGTAGTAAAATAAGTTCCTTTAAAATTTGTAGTCAGGAATTTATCCAGATATGCTTCATCAACTTCTAAAAATGGTTTGCTGTCAAAGATTCCGGCATTATTTACCAATACATCTACAGAACCAAATTTTTCGATTGCAATTTTTACCAGTTGTTTACCAGTGTTTTTATCGCTGATATCTCCGGCGTACATCGCCAAATTATCTCCTGCTCCAAATTCATTGTAAGCACTTTCTAATGAAGCTTTTGTTACTGAATTAATAACTACATTATCGCCTTTGTCTAAAAAATATTTAGCGATTCCTTTTCCTATACCAGATGCTGCACCGGTTACAATTATTGTTTGTTTTTTCATGATGTTTATTTTTTATCGGCTGTAATGCCTTTTTCTCTTAATACTGATACTTGTTCTCCTGCATAACCCCAATCGTCTAAGTCTATTTCCTGAATTACGATATGAGTTAAATGCGGATCTTTGTTTAATACTTCTGTAATCAAATTGGTTATACCACTGATTAATTCTTGTTTTTGCTCGCGGGTTACTCCTTCGCGGGTCAATTCGATTTTTACGTAAGGCATGGCTTTAGTTTTTAGATTGTTCTGAAAGTATAGCTTCGGCAGTGATATTAAAATCAAGCTCGAAGTCGTTATAAATTAAAGTGTCTCCCAAATCCTTGAAAAAATTTCCTGAACGAAATCTGATATCATATTTGGTACGATCAATTACCAGTTTACCTGAAAGTGTAATTGTATCTCTATTGTTTTCAACCGTTGCTTCAAAACCAACAAGGTGAGTAATATCTTTTATGGTAAGATTACCTTCAAGATAATAAGTGCTGTCTGATACTTCTCTAATATTAAGAATATCAAAAGAGGCTATAGGAAATTTTTCGATTGAGAAGAAATCATCAGAGGCAAGATGACTTGCAAATTGTGCATTTGTTGCTGGATCTGTTACATCCAGAATTTTAATTGTCGATGTATTAATGATTACATTACCTTCTTTTATTTTTCCATCATTCAGGGTGAAATTACCTTCTTTGATACTAATTATACCATTATGAGCACCAGTAACTTTTCTACCAGTCCATTCTACGTTGCTTTTTGAGCTTACGATTTTAAAATTTGTTGTTTCCATTTTTATTGTATTTAAAAGTACAATGCAAAGGAACAGCGGTTATAGAAACTGGTTACGTGATGTAGATCACATTCTTATTTTTGAGGTTCAAAGAGGCAAAGGTTCAGAGGTACAAAGGTTTTACATACTAAAACATAGCCAACGGTTTCAACCGTTGGAACGCATTACATTGCCACAATCTAAATCCCCGTGGTTGAAACCACGGGCAATATTATATTTATAATAATGAAAACCCGTCAAATCTGGGTGAAACAAAAAAACTACAAGTTATAAAGCCTCCTCAAAGTTTCAAGCAAAGTTTGTCATTTCGAGGAACGAGAAATCTCCGCAAGAAACTCCGTCCGTAAAGTTGCCAATCTTTGTCGAGCTACTTGCGGAGATTTCTCGTTCCTCGAAATGACAAACTAAACGTATTATTTAATAAACATCAGCGAAATCTGCAAAATCTGCGTGAAACAAAATCATTTCTAATCCTTTTAATCTGTGGCCTTAAAAAAATTACGAGCTATGTAATCGGCTTAGGGTTTCTCTTGAAACTCCAAGATATGCAGCAATTAAATGCTTCGGGACAAGATTGTATAATTGTGGATACAATGCCAAAAGTTCTTCATAACGTATTTTGACATTGTTATTCATAAAAGATAAAAGTCTTTTTTGAGATGCGATATATCCTCTATTGGTTCGCCAACGAAAAAAATGTTCTATCTGATGAAACTCCCGACAAAGTTTTTCGCGATCTTCACTAGAAAGACACAACACTTCAGCATCTGTAATACAATCAACACTTATTGTTGCTGGTGTCTCGTTGTATAAAGCGGCATAATCAGATGTCCACCATGTTGGCATCGCAAACTGTAATATGTACATTTTTACTTCATCATTAATAAAAAAAGCTTTTAAACAACCTGAAATTACAAAATACTCACACACTACTTTATCCCCTTCGCTAAGAACAGCTTGTCCTTTTTTAAAAGACATCGGTTTAAAATGAGAAAATACATAATCAAATTCTTCTTCTGTTAAAGAGGCAATTTTCGTAATATGTTGTTGTAATAGTTCTTTGGCTTCCATTATAAAATCTGAATAAGTCTTTTGTAAAGTTATGAAATCTGCTGAACTTATTGATTGTCTGTTTGGAAGTTGAAATTGTCCGTTTCACCAAAAAAGCAATATTTTTTTTGACTCTTCTGATAGAAATTTGTCCTGTTTAACAACTTAAAAATTTAAAATCATGAATGCAAAAACAACAAAAATTATTTATTGGACAGGTGCTATTTTAACTTCTTTATGGTTTGGTGCCAGCGGTTTTTTCGAACTTACAACAAATCCTCTGGTTTGGAAAATTACACAACAATTAGGTTACCCGGAACATTTCATTTATTTATTAGGTGTATTCAAAGTGTCAGGAATTATAGTATTATTAATTCCGAATAAATTATTGCGATTGAAAGAATGGGTATTTGCAGGTGTTTTTTTCGATATCATCTTTGCTTTCTTTTCAAAACTGGCTGTACTAGGCTTTTCAGCAACAACAGATGCTATCATCGCTTTTATAATGGTAAGTGTAACTTATTTAATGTTTAGAAAATTATATAGTGTACAATATATTGCCAATGTTGCAGAATAAATTTATTTCAATAAGCAAGAAACTAAAGAAGCCTGAGATTTAATCTTAGGCTTCTTGTTTGGTGAAAATATTTTTTATCTGTTTTCTAACCAGCTCAAAAATGTCGTAGCTTTCTCTTTTCCAACCAATAATTTTTCTTCTGTCGGAATCGTTAGTTTGATTATTAATTTGCGTGAAAAGTAATGTTCTGCTTCTCTTATTGCCGAGAAATTAATTAAATATTGTCTGTTGATTCTGAAGAATTGAATTGGAGACAATAATTTGTGAACCTCATCTAAAGATTGCGTAATTTGATATTCGGTTTTATCAAAAGTAATAATTGTAGGGGTTTCATTTTTAATGCAAAACAATGCAATGTTTTCTGTTAAAACGGTTTGGTATTTATTATTTTTAAAAACCAGGAAACTACTTTTTCCTTTATTTTCACCAGTTCTGGTTAATAAATAGTCAAAATCAGGCATCGCTTTTTTATTTCTTTGGAAGAAATTTTTCAGTTCTCCGGCTTTTTTAATCGCCTGTGCAATGCTTTCTCTGGAAAAAGGTTTCAAAACATAATCAATTCCGTTTGATTTAAAAGCTTCAATCGCATAATCATCAAAAGCTGTGCAAAATATTACGGGCGATAAAACGTCAACATTTTTAAAAATTTCAAAACACAAACCATCCGCAAGCTGAATATCCATAAAAATAAGATCAGGCTGATCATTTTCTAATAAATAGCTCACGGCTCCGTCTATGCTTTGTATATACGACAAAATTTGAATATCAGGCCTAATACTCAAAATAAGCTGACCAAGTGCTTTGGCCGTTTTTACTTCATCTTCAATTATTAGAATAGTCATAGATCATTGGTATTTTTACTTTAAAAATAGTTTCGGTTTTGTCAATTTCAATTTCTTTGTGAATTAAATGCATAAAACGCTGATTGATATTATCAAGACCAACGCCTGTTGACAAAACACCTCTTTTGAGCTGTATTTGATTTTCGATAACTAAAAAGTCGTTTTCAGAATATAACTTAATCTGCAAAGGTTTATCTAAAGAAACAACATTGTGTTTAATGCAATTTTCAATCAATAATTGCAAAGTAAAAGGTGGAATAACTGAATCATATTGTTTTTTATCGACTTCATTTATCAGAACGAATCCGTCTTCAAAACGGGCTTTGAGCAGATAAACATAAGAATCTAAAATCTGAAGTTCTTCTCGAAGCGGAATTAAATCTAATTTTCGGCTTTCAAGTGTAAAACGATAAAAATCAGATAGTTTCAAAATAAAATCAGCGCTCTGCGGATCCTGAATTTCTACCATCGATTTCAACGTATTCAGACTATTAAATAAAAAATGTGGATTAACCTGTTGTTTTAAAAGCTCGTATTGTGCTCCCAGATTTACAGCATGCGTGCGTTCGAGTTCGACTCCCATTTGCTGTGTTTGATAGTTTTGAAAAAGCAAATGCAGAAACATATAAACGATCAAATTAATTAAAACACCCCGCAATTCAAACATGATTGGAGCGTCCATTTTAGATATCTCAAAAAGTTCCTGATGTCCAATTACAAGAATAACCATAATTAGAATCCCTAGTACAACACTCAACAAAAGTTTCCAATTGAATAAGTTTTTATTTGTACGCTGTGACGAAAATTTAGGCAGGCTGTAAATATTGTAATACCATATAAAAATGGAGAACATTAACGTAATCGAAGAATTGATGACAATATCTGTGGGAGTTGAATCGGCATCAAATAATTTTGGTATCGAAGCAAGAATTGCCAATGCTATAGAACTTCCCCAAATCACCTTTCGGGAAACGTGAAAGCTTTTTACTTTTTCCATAATTTTTTATGTGTTTTTTAGATCTCGCTTTGTCAAAGATAGGATATTTTGAAAGCTTTTTTTATGACGGAAAAAATCGGAACAAAATATTTTTATCCCGATTTCATAACCTTTTAAATTCAAATTTTAGAGCCAAAGTGCTTTATTTTCCTGCATTAACTGCATGATGTTTTCTTTTACAATAAGATCGTTTTCATAACGCTTTAAAGTATTGATGCGTTTTATTTTTTCCGTTTTACTGCAACGGGTTAAGCTTAAGAAGAGCGTTTTCATAAAATTGAAGATTGTTGTAAAACAGCTCTTGTTGCTCCCAAAATACTCCCATTATTTTTGTCCTGAACAAAACCAATTACTTCAAAATCTTTTGTATTAAAACCTTTTAGCAAATGAACCGCTATTGTTCCTTTTGTACTTTTTAAATCTACTGAATGCAAATGACGTACAATTTGATAATGTGATAAAACGCGGTTGGCATTCTCCCCTCTTTTTACATTAGTTTTAGCTGCTTTTTGAACAATTGCAATTAATAAACTACTGTTTTTAAAAGTTCCTTCGATGTTATAATTTACGCTAAGATTATTATTGGCCTGACTGGCTTCTAAAGACAAATTGGTCGTAACAGGTTTTGAAAGTGCCGATTTTATTCCGTTTCTAACCGCAGTTTCCTGAGATGCGATATAATCTATTTTTCCATTGATAATAAGCTGCGGCGTATAGATAGGATCTTTATCCATAAATTTAGCATAATCATATTGCCTTTTGGTATAATCTGTATTACTAAAAACATCTTTCCAACCTTGTCTGTCCCAATAATCGACGTGATATGACAAAACGTATAAATTACGGTCTTTGTATTCGTTTTGAATTTTTCCCATCAATTCATCTGCAGGAGGACAACTCGAGCAACCTTCAGAAGTATATAATTCTAATAAGGCAAAACCTTTGTGAGCCTTATTATCTGGATTATTCTGACTGAAAGAAGTCGTTGTTATTAGCAGCAGTAATGCCACAAAAAAAACGGGTAATAATTTTATTTTTTTCATTTTTGTCAAGTCAGGGGTTAAATGTAAAATGTTAGAAGTTATCAATCACAACTAACATTTTACATCTATATCTATTTAAAGAATATTAATTTCAACGTTTATATTCCCTCTTGTTGCTTTTGAATAAGGACAAGTCTGATGTGCTTCGTCAGCTAACATTTTTGCTGTTTCAGCATCTAAACCAGGAAGACTTATATTCAATCGTGCCTGTAAAGAATATGCTCCTTCTGTCACACATAAATCAACTTCGGCGTCAACCGCGGTTTCAGTAGGAAGTTTAATGTTTTGTTTTGAAGCTGCGATTCCTAATGCGCCAATAAAACAAGCCGACCATCCGGCAGCAAAAAGCTGTTCTGGATTTGTACCCGGACGCAAAGATCCCGGAGAGCTCAATTTAATATTCAATTGGTCATCTGAGCTTTGTGATGCTCCTTCACGACCACCTGTAGTGTGTGTTTTTCCTGTATATAATACTTTTTCTACTTGTAAGATGTTGTTGTTTTCCATGATTTCTAAATTGTTAAATATGAATTGTTATTGTTTTTTATTTTTTATTGAAATTATCTACATCAATAATAGCCTGAGCAAATGCTTTCGGGTCTTCCTGAGGTACATTATGTCCGATGCCTTTTAGGATTCGGTGTTCGTATTTTCCTGAGAATTTGTCTGCGTACGCTTTTCCATCCGCGAAAGCGCCATCAAAATCACTTGCAATAGTAATAGTAGGAACTTTAATTACCGGTCTCGCTGCCAAACGTTTTTCTAAACTATCATATTTAGATTCTCCAGCTTCAAGAGATTGTCTCCATCTGTAATTATGAATTACGATTGCTACGTGATCAGGATTATTAAAAGATTGTGCCGTTTGATCGTAAGTCGCTTTGTCAAATTTCCATAAAGGAGAAGCCAATTGCCAGATTTGTTTATTAAACTCGTAAGTGTTTTGAGCATACCCTAATTTTCCTCTTTCTGTAGCAAAATAATATTGGTACCACCATCCTAATTCTGCTTTTGGAGGTAATGGTTTTAAATTCGCTTCCAGATTTACAATCAAATAACCACTTACAGAAACCAATCCTTGTAAACGTTCCGGCCAAAGTGCTGCCATAACTACAGCTGTTCTTGCTCCCCAGTCGAAACCGCCAATAATAGCTTTATCAATTTTAAGTGCATCCATCAAGGCAATAATATCACTAGCCAATGCAGTCTGTTGACCGTTTCTGAAAGTATCTTTTGAAAGAAATGTTGTGGTTCCTGATCCTCTTAAATACGGTGTAATTACTCTATAGCCTTTTGCAACTAAAATGGGAACCACTTCATTATAACTGTTAATGTCATAAGGCCAGCCATGAAGCAGAATTACCGGAGTTCCGGTTGAAAGCCCTGCTTCAGCATAACCTACGTTTAATAATCCTGCGTTGATTTGTTTTAATGTCCCTAGAGAAGGGTTTACTTTGATTGCATTTGTTTTTTGATTTTCTGATTGTGCATTGATTGATGTCATGGCAAAGAAAAGAACTGCGATTAAAAATACTTTAGAAGTTAAAGCTGCAATACTGTTTGTTATTTTTGATATTGTTTTCATAATTCTTTATTTTTTAATTATTTGATTATTAGTTAATTTCTTCGTCAAAAGTAGTTTGATAACCTTCTTTGTACAATCAGAAAAGAGTTCAAATGGACGAAGTAAATGGTGAAATGGACAGACAAAAAGTTGAAAATCCTATCGTTTAATAAATGGTTTACTTTTTCAGAACAAGAATAGGTTTTTCTTTTTCTACAATATAAGTTGCCAGTTCTGAAGCTTTTGCGTTGCTGTTATTTCTTGCTGAGTGAAATACACCTGCCGGAATAAAAAGTACTTCACCAGCTTTTAGCGTTACTGGTTTATCATCATTAACCTGATATTCTAATGAACCTTCAAGCACGTAAATAATTTCTTCACCTGGATGAGAATGTTTTCCAAAAGCGGTATGCGGTTCAAAATCGATTCTCGCCTGGACTGTTTCGCGTCCGGGAATACTAAGATCATGCTGTTGTAAATTGGTTCGTTTTATGCCTGCTTGTGCGGCAATCTGATTAGGAATTAAAAAGGCAATTATTCCTAAAATGATAATAGCGATTATAACCCACGTTTTTTGTTTTTTAGTTTCCATAACTTTATTTTTAAATAGTTTGATTATCAATTAATTTCTTCATCAAAAGTATATCGATAACACTGTTTATAAAATCAGAAAATAATCCAAACGGACGAAGTGAATCCCGAAGTGGACATACATAAACCTGAAGCTTTATACCTTTTATCGCATAAAGCTATTTTTACAATCAAATTGATGGAAGGAAAGGAATTAGCAAACTAACTAGTTATAGGGGATTCAGATTTTCGACACTTAATACAGCACTAATAAAGAAGCTATCTCTAAAATTATTAAATTTGTATAGAGCGGGTCAATATTCAATAATAATACCCCAATTACTTAAAATTTAAATAGAATTTGTGTAGCATAAATATGTAGAACTAATAAAATGCAGGAAACAAAAGGACTGATTCAGCAAGTAAAATTACACAGCAAAATTGCCATTAGAGTAAGTACTAACTCTAATAATAATTTACCTGACGATATAATGAAAATACTTACCCAACCTCACCGCAAAGCCAACTTCTTTTTTGTGTTTGTCGAAAGCGGTTCAGTTACCCATAAAGTTGATTTAGAAGATTTGACCATTACCGACGGACAGTTGTTTTTCATTCTGCCAAACCAAATCCATGCAGCACCCGAAAAAGTTAAGGATAATCCTAAATACTTTAAAATGAGCTTTGACCAAAACTGTTTGTCATTGCTTCCTAAACAATTTTCTTTTTTACTCAATCCCCTAAACTCACAA
This region of uncultured Flavobacterium sp. genomic DNA includes:
- a CDS encoding DoxX family protein, which codes for MNAKTTKIIYWTGAILTSLWFGASGFFELTTNPLVWKITQQLGYPEHFIYLLGVFKVSGIIVLLIPNKLLRLKEWVFAGVFFDIIFAFFSKLAVLGFSATTDAIIAFIMVSVTYLMFRKLYSVQYIANVAE
- a CDS encoding LytTR family DNA-binding domain-containing protein — its product is MTILIIEDEVKTAKALGQLILSIRPDIQILSYIQSIDGAVSYLLENDQPDLIFMDIQLADGLCFEIFKNVDVLSPVIFCTAFDDYAIEAFKSNGIDYVLKPFSRESIAQAIKKAGELKNFFQRNKKAMPDFDYLLTRTGENKGKSSFLVFKNNKYQTVLTENIALFCIKNETPTIITFDKTEYQITQSLDEVHKLLSPIQFFRINRQYLINFSAIREAEHYFSRKLIIKLTIPTEEKLLVGKEKATTFLSWLENR
- a CDS encoding histidine kinase — translated: MEKVKSFHVSRKVIWGSSIALAILASIPKLFDADSTPTDIVINSSITLMFSIFIWYYNIYSLPKFSSQRTNKNLFNWKLLLSVVLGILIMVILVIGHQELFEISKMDAPIMFELRGVLINLIVYMFLHLLFQNYQTQQMGVELERTHAVNLGAQYELLKQQVNPHFLFNSLNTLKSMVEIQDPQSADFILKLSDFYRFTLESRKLDLIPLREELQILDSYVYLLKARFEDGFVLINEVDKKQYDSVIPPFTLQLLIENCIKHNVVSLDKPLQIKLYSENDFLVIENQIQLKRGVLSTGVGLDNINQRFMHLIHKEIEIDKTETIFKVKIPMIYDYSNN
- a CDS encoding DUF1223 domain-containing protein, giving the protein MKKIKLLPVFFVALLLLITTTSFSQNNPDNKAHKGFALLELYTSEGCSSCPPADELMGKIQNEYKDRNLYVLSYHVDYWDRQGWKDVFSNTDYTKRQYDYAKFMDKDPIYTPQLIINGKIDYIASQETAVRNGIKSALSKPVTTNLSLEASQANNNLSVNYNIEGTFKNSSLLIAIVQKAAKTNVKRGENANRVLSHYQIVRHLHSVDLKSTKGTIAVHLLKGFNTKDFEVIGFVQDKNNGSILGATRAVLQQSSIL
- a CDS encoding organic hydroperoxide resistance protein: MENNNILQVEKVLYTGKTHTTGGREGASQSSDDQLNIKLSSPGSLRPGTNPEQLFAAGWSACFIGALGIAASKQNIKLPTETAVDAEVDLCVTEGAYSLQARLNISLPGLDAETAKMLADEAHQTCPYSKATRGNINVEINIL
- a CDS encoding alpha/beta hydrolase; this encodes MKTISKITNSIAALTSKVFLIAVLFFAMTSINAQSENQKTNAIKVNPSLGTLKQINAGLLNVGYAEAGLSTGTPVILLHGWPYDINSYNEVVPILVAKGYRVITPYLRGSGTTTFLSKDTFRNGQQTALASDIIALMDALKIDKAIIGGFDWGARTAVVMAALWPERLQGLVSVSGYLIVNLEANLKPLPPKAELGWWYQYYFATERGKLGYAQNTYEFNKQIWQLASPLWKFDKATYDQTAQSFNNPDHVAIVIHNYRWRQSLEAGESKYDSLEKRLAARPVIKVPTITIASDFDGAFADGKAYADKFSGKYEHRILKGIGHNVPQEDPKAFAQAIIDVDNFNKK
- a CDS encoding cupin domain-containing protein — protein: METKKQKTWVIIAIIILGIIAFLIPNQIAAQAGIKRTNLQQHDLSIPGRETVQARIDFEPHTAFGKHSHPGEEIIYVLEGSLEYQVNDDKPVTLKAGEVLFIPAGVFHSARNNSNAKASELATYIVEKEKPILVLKK